A segment of the Pseudoalteromonas piscicida genome:
CCTCGTTGACAAGCACATTGAATATGAGACGGTGCAACCGGAAACCTTTCCTGTTTTACGGGCTGTGGGGTACGCTCCTTTGAGTGCTCAGCCGGGTAAAACTGCGGGTGAGAAGCAACTAATGGCTATTAAAGTCTCAAAATTAGAAGCGTATCGTGAATTGGCTGAGCAACTGTATGGCCAGAATTTGACATCTACTATTACGGTAAAAGGGGCGGTTGCGCAAAACGACGGCCTTAAGAGCCAAGTAAATGGACTCGTTCGAGGGGCTAAGGTGCTGAAAAGTTACGCTGTTGGTGATACTTACACGACGGAATTAGAGCTTGATATGAAACGCGTTTATGATTTGTATATTACTCAAGTCAAGCCGCAGAAAATTAAGAAAATATCTTATAGTTTTAAGTAAGCACTCATCACATGTCGCTTACTTAATATGCTGCATTTCGGTTGTTCTTCAATACTGAAATATGATTGGCGTGGCTACGCCTTTAGGTTACGTACTAACTCACTGTCGCTACTTTTAACACTACCATCCTGACCATATGTAATCGAAGTTGGTGCGCCAATTAAGATCCCTTTTAATTCACGTGTGCTTACATTCGCCTGATGAGCAGTTTTAGCATTGATTTCATTTTTGGTTTGGCATTCACTGAGTAGTGCTCGCACTTTAGTAACGAGCGGGGCTACTTCATTGTGTTCAAAGACGTGAGACTCTGTTTTTGACAATTCATTGTCGAGCTTTTGCAGTTTTGAAATGAGAGTTAGCTTTTCACGAGCGATTTCTTTTAAGTTGTCGCCACGCCGAGATGCAAGCTCGTCAAGCTCACGCGCCAGAAGCTGGGTCATCGCTTCTAGCGTTGAGATTTGTTCAGAAAGTTTGTGGTGGCAAAGCCGAACCAAATCATCCATATATTTCGAACTCAAATGCAGCTATGTTTTTGGCGAGTTTTTCCGCGTCAACTTGGTACTTGCCTTCTGCAATCGCTTTTTTCAATTCTTCGACTTTCTTGTCGTCAAAGCCTGATGATTGCTGCGCTTTTTCGTTGACTGTTTTCAGCTGTTGCGCTTGTGGAGTCAGACTGACTGAATCCGCAGCTGCTTTTGGTGTAGCTGGTGATTTAACTGATGCGCTGTTGGCATCATTTCTTTGCAATTCAGCTTTCTGTTGCTTAACATTATTAGCAACGGATGTAGACTGATTCTGACCGTTAACTTGATTAACCATGATTGTAGACCCAATAAAATTATACTCTCAGCCTTGTTATCGGCGTTTAATAGTATTACTTTAGCAAATTTTTTATAAATTCACCTCTACTGTTTCCACTTCTATTACTCTAGCACGTAAGGTTTTGCCAGAGCGAGAGTTTTTAATATTAATCAGTTCACCACGGTTGCCATCTTGCTGCGCTTCTCCTTGAGTTTTGATCACGAGTCCACCTGATTTAGCAATAATCGTCACAGTATCGCCTTTGCAGACCATGCAGATATGGGCTTGAGTAAAGGCTTGGCCTTCTCTTATATTACGTTTGCTGCGACTACCTATTAGTATCGACTTATCTTCAACATAAGAAACTCTGCGAAAACGTTTTGGCTGATACTCTATTTTTACATCTTCATCTTGAATAACACGGCCTTTTTCTAACATGGTTGCGCTAACTAATATGGGGAAGAGGTGATCGATACGTACGTGGACGTATTGAGTCCAGCTGAGGGTATCGTTGCATCTAATTTGAACTGTCACTTGAGTATCAAAAGGCGGAGCCATCGCTGTACTATATTGCAACGGCGATTGACAATCCCGTGCTGGAATTCTTGAATCAAGTGGTATCGCAGTCAGTGACAGCTGACTATCGGGATCCTGCTCTACATTCGGTTCAACAAATTCTATAGCGCTTTGTTCTAAAGTTTTGTTGTCATATTGCTGACAATAACCATAATCAACGCCTATAAAATAAGCGAACAAACAAAAAAACTGAATGTAATGGGTTTTTTTTAACAAACTCATGATGTTTCGACTATGCTTATGGGGTGAAACAAGGTATAAAGATTCTGCTTTAATAACTGCACCTAATCAAGGGTGGTAAACCATATCAGAGTCGAAGCAAAGATCGTTCCGATTAGCGGTTTATACAGTAGGAGATTGAAATGGCAGGTATTTTAGACTCGGTTAACCAACGTACACAGCTGGTTGGACAAAACCGTCTCGAGCTATTACTTTTTCGACTTCAAGGTCGACAGCGCTTCGGCATTAATGTTTTCAAAGTCCGAGAAGTGCTTCAATGTCCAGCATTGACAAGCATGCCCAAGTCAAACCCGCTTATCCGAGGGGTTGCTCATATTCGAGGCCAAACTATATCCGTAATTGATATGTCACTTGCGGTAGGTGGACCTCCTATTCAAGATATTCGTAACTGTTTTATTGTGATTGCAGAATACAACCGTTCAGTCCAAGGTTTTCTAGTCAGTGCAGTAGAACGCATTGTGAATATGAACTGGGAAAAAATAATGCCCCCACCATCTGGGGCAGGTCGTTATTCCTATTTGACAGCGGTTACAGAAATTGAAAACGAGCTAGTTGAAATATTAGACGTAGAAAAGATCCTCAATGAAATTTGCCCAATCAACACAGAAGTCAGTGCTGATATTGTCTCTGATGGTGAAATGCAAAAAGATTTAGGCGAACGTATTGTATTTATCGCTGATGACTCCGCGGTTGCTCGTAATCAGGTCAAACGTGCATTGGAGCCATTAGGTGTTCAGACTGAGCTGGCAAAGAACGGCAAAGAAGCACTTATCAGGCTTCGCGAAATTGCGGAAATGGACTGTCAAAATAATGTCACCGAGCGAGTTGGGCTATTGATTTCTGACGTTGAAATGCCAGAAATGGATGGTTATACGCTAACGGCTGAAATAAAAGCTGATCCAAAATTAGCGCCATTGCATGTGATACTCCATACTTCACTGAGTGGTGTATTTAATCAGGCCATGATTCAGAAAGTGGGCGCTGATGATTTTATTGCTAAGTTTAACCCAGATGAATTAGCTTCAGCGGTTAAAAAATGGGTTCATTGTGATTAAAGCTGGTGGTAGCACTTGGAAAATAAGCATTTAGAGCAAAAAGAGTACGATCAATTTAGAACCTTTTTGGAGCAACAGTGCGGTATTGTACTGGGTGACAATAAATTGTACTTGGTCAAAAGCCGACTCGCTCCTCTGATGGCTCGCTTTGGTGTGGAAACACTTTCGTCCTTAGTAGCTAAAACACTCAGTCCCCATGAGCGGCAATTGCGTGCCGCTGTGGTGGATGCGATGACAACGAATGAAACACTTTGGTTTAGGGATACTTATCCGTTCGAGCTAATTAAATCGAAAATCTTACCAGAGTTTAAAGACTTGAGACGTCCAGTTAAGATTTGGTCGGCGGCAAGCTCATCAGGACAAGAGCCATATTCAATCGCGATGTCTGCGAGTGAGTATGTGAGTAAAAGCCCAGGTGCGCTGAAAATGGGTGTGCAGATCGTTGGTACAGACATTTCTAACACCATGCTGGATATGTGTAAGAATGCTGAATATGACGCGTTGGCGTTGGCGCGAGGGTTATCGCCTGAGCGCAGAAAGAAATTTTTTATGGATAGTGGCAATGGAATGGCTAAGGTCGTTGAACCGATCCGTAAAATGGTCAGTTTTAGGCATTTAAATCTGTTAGATTCTTATGCATTGATGGGTAAGTTTGATGTTATTTTCTGCCGTAACGTCTTGATCTACTTTTCACCGGAAGTGAAAGCCAAAATCATTTCGCAATTTGCTCAGTCGTTAAACCCTAATGGTTATTTGTTTTTAGGTGCGTCAGAATCGATGGCGGGGTTGAGTGACGACTTTAATATGATCCGTTGTAATCCTGGGATTATCTACCAGAAAAAGACTTAATACTCACATATAGCGGCAGGGATAGTCGCTATAGCTAGTATTTGCAATTTGTAATGTAATTCTAATAACTATCTCCTACCTTTCAGCCTCAAATTGCTTCAGTCAAGTTGTCAATTATTCGAATATTTGCTCTTATTTACGTCACCTCCTAAACATTAATTCAAGTTTAATTATTTCAAGAATTAAGTTTAACGTATTGAAAATTAAGGGATAAATTTTAATTCAAAACTGGCCTAAAGATTGCTTTGTCATACCTGAGTCAATTTTTTGGAGTCAGATAATGGCAATTAGTTTCGATAAAGCGTTGGGTATACATCAGCATACTATGCTGCTTCGCTCACAACGCGCTGAAATTCTAGCAAGCAATATCGCAAACGCAGACACTCCAGGATACAAAGCTAAAGATATTGACTTTGCTAGTGCTTTAAAAGCGGCAAAGACAATGCAAAGAAGCGGCAATGATATGGTTAGAACAGATGCAAAACACCTTAGTGGTGGTACCAAAATGAGTAATTCATCTGAACTATATCGTTCGCCAAATCAAGCAGATACAGGTGATGGTAACTCAGTTGATATACAAGTGGAACGAAACTTGTATGTACAAAATGCATTAGAGTACCAAGCCAGTTTGCAATTTCTTGGTGGTAAGTTCAGTGGTCTTAAAAAGGCACTCGGTGGGCAAGGGGCATAATTATGAGTTTATATAACGTTTTCGATATTGCGGGTTCAGGAATGAGTGCACAGAATGTGCGACTAAATACCACCGCAAGTAATATCTCAAACGCAAACTCAGTGAGTTCTAGCCAAGATACCGTGTATCGCGCTAGGCACCCTGTATTTGCCGCAGAACTTTCCAAAGCTGCAGCTTCCCAGAATAATGTTGCGGGATCTTCAGTTGGAGTAAAAGTCTTAGGTGTGGTTGAGAGCGACAAGCCGCTTCAAGTTGAGTACAACCCAAACCACCCAAGTGCTGACGCAAATGGCTACATTTATAAACCGAATGTGAATGTGGTAGAGGAGATGGCAAACATGATTTCTGCTTCTCGCTCTTACCAAACCAATGTTCAAGTTGCAGACGCTGCAAAGCAAATGCTTAGTAAAACATTGCAACTAGGCCAGCGCTAAATTGGGAGTAACAGCTGATGAGTAATAATGTAAATGCCACTTCTTCAACGGGTGTAGATTCACTCTACTGGGATAGGCAAAAACAGGCCGAGGAGAAAAAGCCCAGAGATGAGCTATCGCAAGAAGATTTCTTCTCGCTGCTTACTCAACAGCTCTCTTTCCAAGATCCAAGTAAGCCTGCGGACAACGATCAAATGATCGCGCAGATGACAAGTTTTACTATGGCCGAGGGGATCTCAAAGTTAAATGAAAACTTTGACTCGTTGGCTGCATCAATGACTTCTAACTCGGCGCTTCAAGCATCAACGCTGATTGGTAAAAAAGCATTACTCGAATCAACGACGTTAGAACATGGCGATGATGCACTTACCAAAGGCTCGGTGATTGTACAGGAACCAGTTCAGAATCTATCAGTGGGTATCTATGATGAATCTGGAGCGCTTGTTAAGACGCTTGAGTTTGGCGAACAAAGTGTGGGCGCAGTGCGATTCGATTGGGATGGTAAGAATAAAGATGGCGAGATGATGCCCCCTGGTGAATACACCATAAAAGCGGAAGGCATGATTGAAGGTGAATATCAGACTTTACCTTCGGCCACATTTAGAAATATAGACAGTGTTAATGTTAATGGTGCTAACGGCATCGTCATTAATACCAAAGAAGGCGCGGTGCGCTTAACTGATATTGCTGAAATAGCATAGTAGTTTTAAAGAATTAACCTTAAGAACTTAGAGGTGAGAGTATGAGTTTCAATATAGCACTGACAGGCATTGCCGCCGCGCAAAAAGACTTGGACGTAACAGCAAATAACATTGCTAACGTGAATACGACGGGTTTTAAAGAATCTCGCGCAGAATTTGCTGATGTTTACGCGTCTTCGGTTTTTAGCTCTGGCAAAACGAAAAATGGTGATGGTGTACAAACTA
Coding sequences within it:
- the flgB gene encoding flagellar basal body rod protein FlgB, translating into MAISFDKALGIHQHTMLLRSQRAEILASNIANADTPGYKAKDIDFASALKAAKTMQRSGNDMVRTDAKHLSGGTKMSNSSELYRSPNQADTGDGNSVDIQVERNLYVQNALEYQASLQFLGGKFSGLKKALGGQGA
- the flgC gene encoding flagellar basal body rod protein FlgC, with protein sequence MSLYNVFDIAGSGMSAQNVRLNTTASNISNANSVSSSQDTVYRARHPVFAAELSKAAASQNNVAGSSVGVKVLGVVESDKPLQVEYNPNHPSADANGYIYKPNVNVVEEMANMISASRSYQTNVQVADAAKQMLSKTLQLGQR
- the flgN gene encoding flagellar protein FlgN; translated protein: MDDLVRLCHHKLSEQISTLEAMTQLLARELDELASRRGDNLKEIAREKLTLISKLQKLDNELSKTESHVFEHNEVAPLVTKVRALLSECQTKNEINAKTAHQANVSTRELKGILIGAPTSITYGQDGSVKSSDSELVRNLKA
- the flgA gene encoding flagellar basal body P-ring formation chaperone FlgA, with translation MSLLKKTHYIQFFCLFAYFIGVDYGYCQQYDNKTLEQSAIEFVEPNVEQDPDSQLSLTAIPLDSRIPARDCQSPLQYSTAMAPPFDTQVTVQIRCNDTLSWTQYVHVRIDHLFPILVSATMLEKGRVIQDEDVKIEYQPKRFRRVSYVEDKSILIGSRSKRNIREGQAFTQAHICMVCKGDTVTIIAKSGGLVIKTQGEAQQDGNRGELINIKNSRSGKTLRARVIEVETVEVNL
- a CDS encoding chemotaxis protein CheV, with amino-acid sequence MAGILDSVNQRTQLVGQNRLELLLFRLQGRQRFGINVFKVREVLQCPALTSMPKSNPLIRGVAHIRGQTISVIDMSLAVGGPPIQDIRNCFIVIAEYNRSVQGFLVSAVERIVNMNWEKIMPPPSGAGRYSYLTAVTEIENELVEILDVEKILNEICPINTEVSADIVSDGEMQKDLGERIVFIADDSAVARNQVKRALEPLGVQTELAKNGKEALIRLREIAEMDCQNNVTERVGLLISDVEMPEMDGYTLTAEIKADPKLAPLHVILHTSLSGVFNQAMIQKVGADDFIAKFNPDELASAVKKWVHCD
- a CDS encoding flagellar hook assembly protein FlgD, giving the protein MSNNVNATSSTGVDSLYWDRQKQAEEKKPRDELSQEDFFSLLTQQLSFQDPSKPADNDQMIAQMTSFTMAEGISKLNENFDSLAASMTSNSALQASTLIGKKALLESTTLEHGDDALTKGSVIVQEPVQNLSVGIYDESGALVKTLEFGEQSVGAVRFDWDGKNKDGEMMPPGEYTIKAEGMIEGEYQTLPSATFRNIDSVNVNGANGIVINTKEGAVRLTDIAEIA
- a CDS encoding CheR family methyltransferase translates to MENKHLEQKEYDQFRTFLEQQCGIVLGDNKLYLVKSRLAPLMARFGVETLSSLVAKTLSPHERQLRAAVVDAMTTNETLWFRDTYPFELIKSKILPEFKDLRRPVKIWSAASSSGQEPYSIAMSASEYVSKSPGALKMGVQIVGTDISNTMLDMCKNAEYDALALARGLSPERRKKFFMDSGNGMAKVVEPIRKMVSFRHLNLLDSYALMGKFDVIFCRNVLIYFSPEVKAKIISQFAQSLNPNGYLFLGASESMAGLSDDFNMIRCNPGIIYQKKT
- the flgM gene encoding flagellar biosynthesis anti-sigma factor FlgM, with the translated sequence MVNQVNGQNQSTSVANNVKQQKAELQRNDANSASVKSPATPKAAADSVSLTPQAQQLKTVNEKAQQSSGFDDKKVEELKKAIAEGKYQVDAEKLAKNIAAFEFEIYG
- a CDS encoding LPP20 family lipoprotein yields the protein MRITNSISAVVMVCSLAGLSGCSSLVDKHIEYETVQPETFPVLRAVGYAPLSAQPGKTAGEKQLMAIKVSKLEAYRELAEQLYGQNLTSTITVKGAVAQNDGLKSQVNGLVRGAKVLKSYAVGDTYTTELELDMKRVYDLYITQVKPQKIKKISYSFK